Proteins encoded together in one Impatiens glandulifera chromosome 1, dImpGla2.1, whole genome shotgun sequence window:
- the LOC124914786 gene encoding laccase-17-like — MAGASSFILSLLALLTLLPHPSFAGDIRHYKFDIKLQNVTRLCKTKSMITVNGKYPGPRILAREGDNLLINVTNYVSNNISIHWHGIRQLQTGWADGPAYITQCPIQTGQSYVYNFTIIGQRGTLWWHAHISWIRSTLHGAIIILPKRGIPYPFPKPYKEAPIIFGEWFNADTQAIIRQALQNGGGPNVSDAYTINGLPGLLYNCSKKDTYKLKVKPGKTYLLRLINAALNDELFFSIANHTLTVVEVDAIYVKPFETKTLLITPGQTTNVLLKTKSSSPLADFLMLARPYATGQGTFDNTTVAGLLKYKGSRKNLPLFRPILPALNDTKFATNFTKRLRSLANSQFPANVPQKIDKRFYFTVGLGTNPCNLNNQTCQGPNGTKFSASINNVSFVLPRTALLQSHFFGKSKDVYSSNFPYSPSKWFNFTGNPPNNTMVSNGTKTLVLPFNTQVELVLQDTSILGIESHPFHLHGFNFFVVGQGFGNYDPTNDPNKFNLKDPVERNTVGVPPGGWVAIRFLADNPGVWFMHCHLEVHTSWGLKMAWVVLDGDLPNQKLHPPPADLPKC; from the exons ATGGCGGGTGCTTCATCATTTATCCTCTCATTGTTAGCATTATTGACTCTTCTTCCCCATCCTTCATTCGCCGGTGACATTAGACATTACAAGTTCGAC ATTAAACTACAAAATGTAACGCGATTGTGCAAGACAAAGAGTATGATCACGGTCAATGGGAAATATCCAGGTCCTCGTATTCTAGCACGAGAGGGCGACAATTTACTGATTAACGTGACCAACTATGTGTCAAACAATATATCAATTCATTG GCATGGAATTCGACAACTTCAAACCGGATGGGCAGATGGACCGGCGTATATAACTCAATGCCCAATTCAAACGGGCCAAAGCTATGTCTATAACTTCACTATTATCGGACAAAGAGGAACCCTTTGGTGGCACGCCCATATTTCATGGATTCGATCCACCCTTCATGGCGCGATCATCATCCTCCCCAAACGCGGCATTCCTTATCCTTTCCCCAAGCCTTACAAGGAAGCTCCCATCATCTTTG GTGAATGGTTCAACGCAGACACACAAGCTATTATTAGGCAGGCCTTGCAAAATGGTGGCGGGCCAAATGTTTCAGATGCATATACAATTAATGGGTTACCTGGCTTACTTTATAATTGTTCTAAAAAAG ATACTTACAAATTGAAGGTGAAGCCGGGGAAAACTTATCTTCTTCGCTTGATCAACGCAGCACTCAATGACGAGCTTTTCTTTAGCATAGCTAATCACACATTAACGGTAGTTGAGGTTGATGCTATTTATGTTAAGCCATTCGAGACTAAAACACTCTTAATTACCCCTGGTCAAACCACAAACGTTCTTCTCAAGACTAAATCATCATCCCCACTTGCGGATTTTCTCATGTTGGCTCGTCCTTATGCAACCGGGCAAGGAACTTTCGACAATACAACTGTGGCAGGACTTCTCAAATACAAAGGGTCGAGAAAAAACCTACCGCTCTTTCGTCCCATTTTGCCCGCTCTAAACGATACCAAATTCGCCACTAATTTCACTAAAAGGCTTAGAAGCTTAGCCAACTCTCAATTCCCAGCAAACGTGCCTCAAAAAATTGACAAACGTTTCTATTTCACGGTTGGACTTGGAACAAACCCTTGTAACCTAAACAACCAAACATGTCAAGGCCCGAACGGAACCAAGTTCTCCGCCTCGATTAACAATGTTTCTTTTGTTCTACCAAGAACCGCTCTTCTTCAATCCCATTTCTTTGGAAAATCCAAAGATGTTTATAGTTCTAATTTTCCTTATAGTCCATCAAAATGGTTTAATTTCACTGGAAATCCTCCAAACAACACCATGGTGAGCAATGGAACAAAAACATTGGTGCTTCCTTTTAACACACAAGTAGAGTTGGTTTTACAAGACACGAGCATTCTTGGGATTGAGAGTCATCCGTTTCATCTACACGGATTCAATTTCTTTGTTGTTGGTCAAGGTTTTGGGAATTACGATCCCACAAACGATCCCAACAAGTTCAATCTTAAGGACCCTGTTGAGAGAAACACGGTTGGCGTACCGCCTGGTGGATGGGTTGCAATTCGATTCTTAGCCGATAATCCGG GGGTGTGGTTTATGCATTGTCATTTGGAAGTACACACCAGTTGGGGTTTGAAAATGGCATGGGTTGTATTGGATGGAGACCTACCCAATCAAAAGTTGCATCCTCCACCAGCTGATCTTCCAAAATGTTGA
- the LOC124914713 gene encoding glucose-induced degradation protein 4 homolog, which yields MPVRVAEASAASSQLSGASSGNTIPPACSLLSVGQAFSGTQNVSSLQKDEAWRVNVRIQGCDLQHGYLCGTMEALNVPMADTPVVTFWEGEIVDTKNYTFFTGKWEATTEVDIRHWTKFASFSPLMSQVENDGGKSLDFSNYPYIFMRWKEQYFVNVGPDCGLTIAGFYYVCFSCSDGSISGFYYDPNSSPFQKLELKSTNEGRCGFSFSSYELQ from the exons ATGCCGGTAAGAGTGGCGGAGGCTTCTGCGGCTTCCTCTCAACTTTCAG GTGCGTCATCTGGGAACACTATACCTCCAGCTTGTTCTCTTTTAAGTGTTGGCCag GCATTTTCTGGGACTCAAAATGTATCTAGTCTGCAAAAGGATGAAGCATGGAGAGTCAATGTAAGAATACAAGGTTGTGATCTTCAACATGGATACTTATGTGGCACAATGGAAGCTCTTAACGTGCCTATGGCTGACACACCG GTGGTGACGTTCTGGGAAGGAGAAATTGTTGACACTAAGAACTATACCTTTTTCACTGGCAAATGGGAGGCAAC AACTGAAGTTGATATCAGGCACTGGACTAAATTCGCTTCCTTTTCACCCTTAATG AGTCAAGTTGAAAATGATGGTGGAAAATCTCTGGATTTTAGTAATTATCCATACATATTCATg AGATGGAAGGAGCAATACTTTGTGAATGTTGGACCAGACTGCGGCTTGACAATTGCTGGTTTTTACTACGTTTGCTTCTCCTGTAGTGACGGTTCCATTAGTGGCTTCTATTATGATCCTAATAGCAG CCCGTTTCAGAAGCTTGAGCTAAAGTCTACTAATGAAGGAAGATGCGGGTTTAGTTTCTCATCGTACGAGCTGCAGTGA
- the LOC124914723 gene encoding putative cyclin-D7-1: MDDNILLCDEVLIMKEDDEICILKNPNNYKKDCEETFYICLNKELDFLPQFGYVTRLRSSGLLFSRFKSVQSIIKSQCRLNLSFETVFNAVSFLDRFISINQCHGWKDWMMELLSVACLSVASKFGETENHTLHEIQMKGLKLSYSFEPKLIQRMELNLMKVLNWRLMSTTSFSYVELLTWNITSNHFLTVGSINLLLTTLLDVEFVEFRPSIVAMASLMCIIKKKLHYSTDLGYDLDDYLAYITTLIPQDHMDDLMKCEEKMSHDHGSYMNGTIIPSSPNTVLGGGMEDVHDLCNFFKISEHDLMKPNMVRFSGVKRKREK, translated from the exons ATGGATGATAATATCCTCTTGTGTGATGAGGTCTTGATTATGAAGGAAGATGATGAGATCTGCATATTGAAGAACcctaataattataagaaagaTTGTGAAGAGACTTTTTACATTTGCTTAAACAAGGAACTTGATTTCTTGCCTCAATTTGGTTATGTTACTCGTCTTCGTTCTTCTGGTTTGCTTTTTTCCAGATTCAAATCTGTCCAATCTATCATTAAG TCTCAGTGTCGGTTAAACCTGTCTTTTGAAACGGTTTTCAATGCTGTAAGTTTCTTGGATCGGTTCATATCTATCAACCAATGTCat GGTTGGAAGGATTGGATGATGGAGTTGCTTTCGGTTGCATGTTTATCTGTTGCATCTAAGTTCGGTGAGACAGAAAACCATACACTACATGAGATTCAG ATGAAAGGTCTTAAACTCAGTTATTCCTTTGAGCCAAAACTGATCCAACGAATGGAGTTGAATTTGATGAAAGTTCTAAATTGGCGATTAATGTCCACCACATCATTCTCTTACGTGGAGCTGCTGACGTGGAATATTACATCTAATCACTTTCTTACTGTCGGATCCATTAACCTCTTGTTAACTACCCTTCTAG ATGTTGAGTTTGTCGAGTTTAGACCATCAATAGTAGCAATGGCCTCATTGATGTGCATTATCAAGAAGAAGCTTCATTATTCAACTGATCTTGGTTATGATTTGGATGATTACCTTGCTTATATCACCACTCTTATCCCTCAAGATCATATG GATGATTTGATGAAGTGCGAGGAGAAAATGAGTCATGATCATGGGTCTTACATGAATGGAACAATAATACCATCAAGTCCAAACACAGTGTTGGGTGGAGGGATGGAAGATGTACATGATCTCTGTAACTTCTTTAAGATCTCAGAACATGATCTTATGAAACCTAACATGGTCAGATTCAGTGGAGTTAAGAGGAAGAGGgagaaatga
- the LOC124914776 gene encoding uncharacterized protein LOC124914776, whose amino-acid sequence MASTSITCSLASISSSTKQTSATTHVGSSSFMVCPCPGGPKKMKPLTVVAAAGELSSNSTTYLVAGAALVALVGTAFPIFFSRKDTCPECDGAGFVRRSGVALRANAARKDQTQIVCANCNGLGKLNQVDKRS is encoded by the exons ATGGCTTCAACTTCAATAACTTGTTCACTAGCCTCAATATCATCATCCACCAAACAAACATCAGCAACAACTCATGTAGGTTCATCATCATTCATGGTCTGCCCGTGCCCGGGTGGTCCGAAGAAGATGAAACCCTTGACAGTGGTGGCTGCAGCCGGAGAATTATCTTCAAACAGCACCACCTATCTAGTTGCCGGCGCAGCCTTGGTGGCTCTTGTGGGAACTGCCTTTCCTATCTTTTTTTCTCGCAAGGACAC TTGCCCTGAGTGCGACGGAGCAGGGTTTGTCCGACGATCCGGCGTGGCTTTGAGGGCTAATGCAGCTCGGAAGGACCAGACACAGATCGTGTGTGCTAATTGCAATGGGCTCGGAAAGCTCAATCAAGTTGACAAGCGTAGCTAA
- the LOC124914765 gene encoding hsp70 nucleotide exchange factor fes1-like → MANEGPKWDGLLKWSLSHADGTRPPRNLSEDDRRWFMEAMQEQTVDVVKRMKEITMVMQTPEQVLESQGITPADVEAMLDELQEHVESIDNANDLNSIGGLVPLLGYLKSSHSNIRAKAADVVTTIVQNNPKSQQLVMEANGMEPLLSNLASDPDLTARTKALGAISSLIRHNKPGVSAFRLANGYASLRDALSSDNERFQRKALNLIQYLLNENGSDRKTVTDLGFPRIMMHLVSTSEDLEVREAALSGLLELAQGSRLAEEDGEKLKKILQERIERIGLMSAEDLGAAREERQLVDTIWNECYKEPSSLREKGLLVLEGEDEPAPDVASKLFEPPLRAWAANQSSESKEKKETNAPLLLGP, encoded by the exons ATGGCGAATGAAGGACCAAAATGGGATGGTTTGCTTAAATGGAGTCTATCTCATGCTGATGGTACTCGCCCTCCTCGCAATTTAAG TGAGGATGACCGGCGATGGTTTATGGAAGCTATGCAAGAACAGACTGTGGATgttgttaaacgtatgaaagaGATTACTATGGTGATGCAAACTCCAGAACAAGTTCTCGAGTCTCAAGGAATTACTCCTGCGGATGTAGAAG CCATGTTGGATGAGTTGCAAGAGCATGTAGAGTCAATAGACAATGCAAATG ATCTTAATTCAATAGGTGGTCTGGTTCCTCTACTTGGTTATTTGAAGAGTTCTCATTCTAATATCCGTGCAAAGGCTGCTGATGTTGTCACCACCATAGTTCAGAACAACCCTAAAAGCCAGCAGCTTGTGATGGAAGCAAATGGAATGGAACCTCTCCTTTCAAATCTCGCTTCAGACCCTGATCTTACTGCTCGAACAAAAGCACTTGGAGCGATATCAT CATTGATAAGGCATAACAAACCTGGAGTTTCTGCATTTCGATTAGCCAATGGTTATGCTTCACTTAGAGATGCATTGAGTTCTGATAACGAGAGATTTCAAAGGAAAGCATTGAACTTGATTCAATACCTTCTGAACGAGAATGGATCAGATCGCAAAACTGTAACTGATCTTGGTTTTCCTCGAATTATGATGCATTTAGTTTCCACCAGTGAAGATTTAGAGGTAAGAGAAGCTGCGTTAAGTGGGCTTCTTGAGCTTGCTCAAGGCAGTCGTCTAGCTGaagaagatggtgaaaagctgAAGAAGATTCTTCAAGAAAGGATAGAAAGAATAGGGTTGATGTCAGCTGAGGATTTAGGGGCAGCTAGAGAAGAAAGACAGTTGGTGGATACGATATGGAATGAGTGTTATAAGGAACCGTCTTCATTAAGGGAGAAGGGGCTGCTTGTTCTCGAGGGTGAAGATGAACCTGCACCGGATGTTGCTAGTAAGCTCTTTGAACCTCCTTTGAGGGCATGGGCTGCGAATCAATCAAGTGAAAgcaaagagaagaaagaaacgAATGCCCCTTTATTGCTTGGTCCATGA